In a genomic window of Nocardiopsis mwathae:
- a CDS encoding thiol-disulfide oxidoreductase DCC family protein, with the protein MSTPVLVYDGDCAFCSSCVDFALRRVAPGIAAVPFQDGGVTDEQRARAENEVLVLHPDGRRVWGGVDAVAVLLLASPHSAWWPLGALLRTGPVRPVAMAAYRWVAANRHRMPGGTAACRIRPPE; encoded by the coding sequence ATGTCGACACCGGTGCTGGTTTACGACGGGGACTGCGCTTTCTGCAGCTCGTGCGTCGACTTCGCGCTGCGGCGCGTGGCGCCCGGGATCGCGGCGGTGCCCTTCCAGGACGGCGGCGTCACCGACGAGCAGCGCGCCCGCGCCGAGAACGAGGTGCTGGTGCTGCACCCCGACGGGCGCCGTGTCTGGGGCGGCGTCGACGCCGTGGCCGTGCTGCTGCTGGCATCGCCCCATAGCGCCTGGTGGCCGCTGGGAGCGCTGCTGCGCACGGGCCCGGTACGCCCCGTGGCCATGGCCGCCTACCGGTGGGTCGCGGCCAACCGGCACCGGATGCCGGGCGGGACCGCCGCCTGCCGGATCCGTCCGCCCGAGTGA
- the pgsA gene encoding phosphatidylinositol phosphate synthase, which yields MLRILRPTVARLTRPVGQGLARIGVTPNMVTVIGAVGVVASSMYFYPRGELYIGTIVVTVFVLFDMLDGAVARSTGNDSKWGAFLDSTLDRLSDAAIFAGLLLWFTGGGKDPVLAGLTLFCMIAGFGVSYIKARAEGLGANCDVGIAERTERLILVLLAAGLGGLGVPYALAGGLWLLGVLSAVTIAQRLVETRARLTGPRRRANDSNNV from the coding sequence ATGCTGCGAATCCTGCGTCCCACCGTCGCCCGGTTGACCCGCCCCGTAGGCCAGGGGCTGGCCCGGATCGGCGTCACCCCCAACATGGTCACCGTCATCGGGGCCGTGGGTGTCGTCGCGAGCTCGATGTACTTCTACCCGCGCGGCGAGCTCTACATCGGCACGATCGTCGTCACGGTGTTCGTGCTGTTCGACATGTTGGACGGCGCGGTGGCGCGCTCCACGGGCAACGACAGCAAGTGGGGGGCGTTCCTCGACTCCACTCTGGACCGTCTCTCCGATGCCGCGATCTTCGCGGGACTGCTGCTGTGGTTCACCGGCGGCGGCAAGGACCCGGTGCTCGCCGGGCTCACCCTGTTCTGCATGATCGCCGGGTTCGGCGTCTCCTACATCAAGGCCCGCGCCGAGGGGCTCGGCGCCAACTGCGACGTGGGCATCGCCGAGCGCACCGAGCGCCTCATCCTCGTCCTGCTCGCCGCCGGCCTGGGCGGCCTGGGCGTCCCCTACGCGCTGGCCGGCGGACTGTGGCTGCTCGGTGTGCTCAGCGCGGTGACCATCGCCCAGCGCCTGGTCGAGACGCGGGCACGGCTCACCGGCCCGCGTCGGCGCGCCAACGACTCCAACAACGTCTGA
- a CDS encoding phosphatidylinositol mannoside acyltransferase — translation MDERTAAAAFTAGWALLRTVPEAPGRRVFDRIADHSWRRRIGGVRQLEANLRRVAGPDATLAQLRALSRATMRSYMRYYYEMFRLPAMSAETVLGRVRATGIERVEENIRAGRGVVAALPHMANYDLAGAWIAMRGIPPTTVAQRVRPESVYRRFVAFRESIGIEVLPLTEGDGDNFATLARRLGDGGLVCLLADRDLTRSGVEVEFFGETARMPAGPAALAERTGAALLPVSLWYEGEDMRVRVHDEIPVPGEGGRSARVHDMTQRLAAEFEGAIAEHPENWHMLQRVFTADLGADRTAPAPARPVGDPGPGDTRRGSARGGTLATTVEGAPDAPADPVPPRDDDVGRRR, via the coding sequence ATGGACGAACGGACCGCCGCTGCGGCCTTCACCGCGGGTTGGGCGCTGCTCCGCACAGTGCCCGAGGCGCCGGGCCGCCGCGTGTTCGACCGCATCGCCGACCACTCCTGGCGCCGCAGGATCGGCGGTGTCCGGCAGTTGGAGGCCAACCTGCGCCGGGTCGCCGGGCCCGACGCCACCCTGGCCCAGCTGCGCGCTCTCTCCCGGGCCACCATGCGCTCCTACATGCGCTACTACTACGAGATGTTCCGTCTCCCGGCGATGTCGGCGGAGACGGTCCTGGGGCGGGTCCGCGCCACCGGCATCGAGAGGGTCGAGGAGAACATCCGCGCCGGCCGCGGCGTCGTCGCCGCGCTGCCGCACATGGCCAACTACGACCTCGCCGGGGCGTGGATCGCGATGCGCGGAATTCCGCCCACGACCGTCGCGCAGCGTGTCCGCCCGGAGAGCGTCTACCGGCGCTTCGTCGCCTTCCGCGAGAGCATCGGAATCGAGGTGCTGCCGCTCACCGAGGGAGACGGCGACAACTTCGCCACCCTGGCCCGGCGGCTGGGCGACGGCGGCCTGGTGTGCCTGCTCGCCGACCGCGACCTCACCCGCAGCGGCGTCGAGGTCGAGTTCTTCGGCGAGACCGCCCGGATGCCGGCGGGCCCCGCCGCCCTGGCCGAGCGCACCGGCGCCGCGCTGCTGCCGGTGTCCCTCTGGTACGAGGGAGAGGATATGCGCGTGCGCGTGCACGACGAGATCCCGGTCCCCGGCGAGGGCGGGCGCTCGGCCCGGGTGCACGACATGACCCAGCGGCTGGCCGCGGAGTTCGAGGGGGCGATCGCCGAGCACCCGGAGAACTGGCACATGCTGCAGCGCGTCTTCACCGCCGACCTCGGTGCCGACCGCACCGCCCCCGCCCCGGCGCGCCCGGTCGGCGATCCCGGTCCCGGCGACACCCGCCGCGGCAGCGCGCGCGGCGGGACCCTCGCCACTACCGTGGAGGGAGCCCCCGACGCGCCGGCGGATCCGGTCCCGCCGCGCGACGACGACGTCGGCCGGAGGCGGTGA
- a CDS encoding glycosyltransferase family 4 protein codes for MRVGLVCPYTWDVPGGVQQHVGDLAETLMEFGHEVSVLTPCESDTDLPDHIVPAGRAVPVPYNGSVARLAFGFRVAARVRRWIREGGFDLLHVHEPAAPSLSLLACWVADGPIVATFHTSNPRSRAMSVSAAALRTALEKISGRIAVSEAARTTLVAHLGGDAVLIPNGVAVRRFEKAEPLDGWPGAGGAIGFVGRLDEPRKGLGVLLDAFTALGRERGGLRLLVAGPGDTAEALGRVPADLRDRVAMLGRVDEQAKIRAYHSVDLFCAPNLGGESFGIVLTEAMSAGAAILASDIPAFRHVLRGGEAGHLFAAGDPGALAGGAAELLDSPTRRRALSASARAAVRGYDWRTVTEDVVRVYETVLAGAAAGPVTAGRREEE; via the coding sequence ATGCGCGTAGGCCTGGTCTGCCCCTACACGTGGGATGTCCCCGGGGGCGTTCAGCAGCACGTGGGCGACCTCGCCGAAACGCTCATGGAGTTCGGCCACGAGGTCTCGGTCCTGACCCCCTGCGAGTCCGACACGGACCTACCCGACCACATCGTGCCCGCCGGGCGCGCCGTGCCCGTCCCCTACAACGGGTCGGTGGCGCGACTGGCGTTCGGCTTCCGGGTCGCGGCCCGGGTGCGGCGCTGGATCCGCGAGGGCGGGTTCGACCTGCTGCACGTCCACGAACCCGCTGCCCCGAGCCTGTCCCTGCTGGCCTGCTGGGTCGCCGACGGGCCGATCGTCGCCACCTTCCACACCTCCAACCCCCGGTCGCGGGCGATGTCGGTGTCGGCCGCCGCACTGCGCACCGCGCTGGAGAAGATCAGCGGCCGGATCGCGGTGTCGGAGGCCGCCCGCACGACCCTCGTCGCCCACCTCGGCGGCGACGCCGTCCTCATCCCCAACGGGGTCGCGGTCCGGCGGTTCGAGAAGGCCGAGCCGCTGGACGGCTGGCCCGGCGCGGGCGGCGCGATCGGCTTCGTGGGCCGCCTGGACGAACCCCGCAAGGGGCTGGGGGTACTGCTGGACGCGTTCACCGCCCTGGGCCGCGAGCGCGGTGGGCTGCGCCTTCTCGTGGCAGGCCCCGGCGACACCGCCGAGGCGCTCGGGCGCGTCCCCGCCGACCTGCGCGACCGGGTGGCGATGCTGGGGCGCGTCGACGAGCAGGCCAAGATCCGCGCCTACCACTCCGTCGACCTGTTCTGCGCCCCCAACCTGGGCGGGGAGAGCTTCGGCATCGTGCTGACCGAGGCGATGTCGGCCGGGGCCGCCATCCTGGCCAGCGACATCCCGGCGTTCCGCCACGTGCTGCGCGGCGGCGAGGCCGGCCACCTGTTCGCCGCGGGCGACCCCGGCGCCCTGGCCGGGGGTGCCGCCGAACTGCTCGACTCGCCGACCCGCCGCCGCGCCCTGTCGGCCTCGGCGCGGGCCGCGGTGCGCGGCTACGACTGGCGCACCGTCACCGAGGACGTGGTCCGGGTGTACGAGACCGTATTGGCCGGGGCCGCGGCCGGGCCGGTGACCGCCGGACGGCGCGAGGAGGAATGA
- a CDS encoding LemA family protein: protein MAELLAVVFAVLALLVLSGFYVSWRAGRLDRLHTRVETAQASLDAALERRGAVVLELASAPELEPASAVLLADAAGKARRAGDRAARELAESNLSRALRAVVEEPGFADAMAATRDPVGDDLLAEVEAAAKRVHLARRFYNDGVASVREARSSRLVTLFRLAGHARMPEFFEMDDEPPAWSAPA from the coding sequence GTGGCCGAACTGCTCGCCGTCGTCTTCGCGGTCCTCGCGCTGCTGGTGCTGTCGGGCTTCTACGTCTCCTGGCGGGCCGGTCGGCTGGACCGGCTGCACACCAGGGTGGAGACCGCGCAGGCGTCCCTGGACGCCGCCCTGGAGCGCCGCGGTGCCGTCGTCCTGGAGCTCGCCTCGGCGCCCGAGCTGGAGCCGGCCTCGGCGGTGCTGCTGGCCGACGCCGCGGGCAAGGCGCGCCGCGCCGGCGACCGCGCCGCGCGCGAGCTCGCCGAGAGCAACCTGTCGCGCGCGCTGCGCGCGGTGGTGGAGGAGCCCGGCTTCGCCGACGCTATGGCCGCGACCCGCGACCCGGTCGGGGACGACCTGCTGGCCGAGGTCGAGGCCGCGGCCAAGCGCGTCCACCTGGCCCGGCGCTTCTACAACGACGGCGTCGCCAGTGTCCGCGAGGCGCGCTCCAGCCGCCTGGTCACCCTGTTCCGGCTGGCCGGGCATGCACGTATGCCGGAGTTCTTCGAGATGGACGACGAGCCCCCGGCGTGGAGCGCCCCCGCCTGA
- the pdxS gene encoding pyridoxal 5'-phosphate synthase lyase subunit PdxS: protein MANTVENPTESTVGTTRVKRGMAEQLKNGVIMDVVTPEQAKIAEDAGAVAVMALERVPADIRKDGGVARMSDPDMIDGIIEAVSIPVMAKARIGHFVEAQVLQSLGVDFIDESEVLTPADEAYHIDKWAFTVPFVCGATNIGEALRRIAEGAAMIRSKGEAGTGNVVEATRHMRSIRSEIKRLGTLDEAELFGAAKEMRAPYDIVKEVARLGKLPVPLFSAGGVATPADAALMRQLGAESVFVGSGIFKSGDPAKRADAIVQATLHYTDPEVIAKVSRGLGEAMVGINLDELDDTQRYAGRGW, encoded by the coding sequence GTGGCCAACACCGTTGAGAACCCGACCGAGAGCACCGTGGGTACCACCCGCGTCAAGCGAGGCATGGCAGAGCAGCTCAAGAACGGCGTGATCATGGACGTGGTCACCCCGGAGCAGGCCAAGATCGCCGAGGATGCCGGTGCCGTCGCGGTCATGGCCCTGGAGCGCGTCCCCGCCGACATCCGCAAGGACGGTGGCGTGGCCCGGATGTCCGACCCGGACATGATCGACGGCATCATCGAGGCCGTCTCCATCCCGGTCATGGCCAAGGCCCGCATCGGCCACTTCGTGGAGGCACAGGTCCTGCAGTCCCTCGGTGTCGACTTCATCGACGAGTCGGAGGTCCTCACCCCGGCCGACGAGGCCTACCACATCGACAAGTGGGCCTTCACCGTCCCCTTCGTCTGCGGCGCCACCAACATCGGCGAGGCGCTGCGCCGCATCGCCGAGGGCGCGGCCATGATCCGCTCCAAGGGCGAGGCGGGCACCGGCAACGTCGTCGAGGCGACCCGGCACATGCGCTCCATCCGCTCCGAGATCAAGCGCCTGGGCACCCTTGACGAGGCCGAGCTGTTCGGCGCGGCCAAGGAGATGCGCGCGCCCTACGACATCGTCAAGGAGGTCGCGCGCCTCGGCAAGCTCCCGGTCCCGCTGTTCTCCGCCGGCGGTGTCGCCACCCCCGCCGACGCCGCCCTGATGCGCCAGCTCGGCGCCGAGAGCGTCTTCGTCGGCTCCGGCATCTTCAAGTCGGGCGACCCGGCCAAGCGCGCCGACGCCATCGTGCAGGCCACCCTGCACTACACCGACCCCGAGGTCATCGCCAAGGTCTCCCGCGGCCTGGGCGAGGCCATGGTCGGCATCAACCTCGACGAGCTCGACGACACCCAGCGCTACGCCGGCCGCGGCTGGTAG
- the pdxT gene encoding pyridoxal 5'-phosphate synthase glutaminase subunit PdxT, whose translation MSATPTIGVLALQGDTAEHLHVLDGLGVPARPVLRPEDLDGIDGLILPGGESTTMSKLAVRYELMDPMRERVHEGLPAYGTCAGMILLADRILDGTADQRTVGGIDMTVRRNAFGRQTESFESKVDIEGVDGGPLVAVFIRAPWVESVGPDVEVIGQVTHGDRAGRIVAVRQGALLATSFHPELTGDARIHRLFVDMVKGNA comes from the coding sequence TTGTCCGCCACACCCACCATCGGGGTCCTCGCCCTCCAGGGAGACACCGCCGAACACCTGCATGTCCTCGACGGGCTCGGCGTGCCCGCACGCCCCGTTCTGCGCCCCGAGGACCTCGACGGGATCGACGGCCTGATCCTCCCCGGTGGCGAGTCGACCACGATGTCCAAGCTCGCGGTGCGCTACGAGCTGATGGACCCGATGCGCGAGCGCGTCCACGAAGGGCTCCCGGCCTACGGCACGTGCGCGGGCATGATCCTGCTCGCCGACCGGATCCTGGACGGCACCGCCGACCAGCGGACCGTCGGGGGGATCGACATGACGGTGCGGCGCAACGCGTTCGGGCGGCAGACCGAGTCCTTCGAGTCGAAGGTCGACATCGAGGGGGTCGACGGAGGGCCGCTGGTGGCGGTGTTCATCCGCGCACCCTGGGTCGAGTCGGTGGGCCCGGACGTCGAGGTGATCGGCCAGGTCACCCACGGAGACCGGGCCGGTAGGATCGTCGCGGTACGTCAGGGGGCCCTGCTGGCCACCTCATTCCATCCCGAACTCACCGGGGACGCGCGTATCCACCGGCTCTTCGTCGACATGGTGAAAGGAAACGCATGA
- a CDS encoding YebC/PmpR family DNA-binding transcriptional regulator produces the protein MSGHSKWATTKHKKAVIDAKRGKLFAKLIKNVEVAARTGGGDPDGNPTLFDAIQKAKKNSVPLDNIERARKRGSGEEAGGSNWETIMYEGYAPGGVALLVECLTDNRNRAASEVRVAVTRNGGSMADAGSVSYLFTRKGVVIVPKEGTSEDDVTLAVLDAGAEDVNDLGAAFEVVCEATDLVPVRTALQGAGIDYESAETSFLPSMEVPLGEEDAKKVMRVVDALEDSDDVQNVFTNADIPDEVMEKIG, from the coding sequence ATGAGCGGCCACTCCAAGTGGGCCACCACGAAGCACAAGAAAGCCGTCATCGACGCCAAGCGAGGCAAGCTCTTCGCCAAGCTGATCAAGAACGTCGAGGTGGCCGCGCGTACTGGTGGTGGCGACCCGGATGGCAACCCGACGCTGTTCGACGCCATCCAGAAGGCGAAGAAGAACTCGGTCCCGCTGGACAACATCGAGCGCGCCCGCAAGCGCGGGTCCGGTGAGGAGGCCGGCGGGTCCAACTGGGAGACCATCATGTACGAGGGCTACGCCCCTGGCGGCGTGGCCCTGCTCGTCGAGTGCCTCACGGACAACCGCAACCGCGCGGCGTCGGAGGTGCGCGTGGCGGTCACCCGCAACGGCGGCTCCATGGCCGACGCCGGATCGGTGTCCTACCTGTTCACCCGCAAGGGCGTGGTGATCGTACCGAAGGAGGGCACCTCCGAGGACGACGTCACGCTCGCGGTCCTGGACGCCGGCGCCGAGGACGTCAACGACCTCGGCGCGGCCTTCGAGGTCGTCTGCGAGGCCACCGACCTGGTACCCGTCCGCACGGCGCTGCAGGGGGCCGGCATCGACTACGAGTCGGCCGAGACCTCCTTCCTGCCCAGCATGGAGGTGCCCCTCGGTGAGGAGGACGCCAAGAAGGTGATGCGCGTCGTCGACGCCCTGGAGGACTCCGACGACGTCCAGAACGTGTTCACCAACGCCGACATCCCCGACGAGGTCATGGAGAAGATCGGCTGA
- a CDS encoding DUF4282 domain-containing protein, which yields MNAPGEYPYDPSQPYGYHQPPPGGPGTPPPGGPYGPGTPPPPPGGAVPQAPVPKGFFGSLFDLSFRDFVTSKIIKLLYILWLVMIGLFTLSGIITAFTIMAIEPVSGFLTLVGAVLGGAIAVLITRVGLELLIVVFRISEDLSAIRQRGGF from the coding sequence ATGAACGCGCCCGGAGAGTACCCCTACGACCCCTCCCAGCCCTACGGCTACCACCAGCCGCCGCCCGGCGGCCCGGGTACGCCGCCGCCCGGCGGCCCCTACGGCCCCGGCACCCCGCCTCCACCGCCGGGCGGGGCCGTGCCGCAGGCGCCGGTGCCCAAGGGCTTCTTCGGATCGCTGTTCGATCTCTCCTTCCGGGACTTCGTCACATCCAAGATCATCAAGCTGCTCTACATCCTGTGGCTCGTGATGATCGGCCTGTTCACCCTGAGCGGCATCATCACCGCCTTCACGATCATGGCGATCGAGCCCGTCAGCGGGTTCCTCACCCTGGTCGGCGCCGTCCTCGGCGGTGCCATCGCGGTACTCATCACCCGCGTCGGGCTCGAACTGCTGATCGTGGTCTTCCGCATCAGCGAGGACCTGTCCGCCATCCGCCAGCGCGGCGGCTTCTGA
- the ruvC gene encoding crossover junction endodeoxyribonuclease RuvC, with product MRVLGVDPGLTRCGIGVVDGAIGRPLGLVAAGVVRTAADTELPARLLGIEQGMEAWLDEHRPDAVAVERVFAQHNVSTVMGTAQASAIAITCAARRGLPVALHTPSEIKAAVTGSGRAEKSQVQHMVARLLNLDAAPRPADAADAVALAICHIWRGGAQDRVARAQQEFARKVEMARRARG from the coding sequence GTGCGGGTATTGGGAGTCGACCCGGGTCTCACCCGGTGCGGCATCGGCGTCGTCGACGGCGCCATCGGGCGGCCGCTCGGCCTCGTCGCCGCCGGCGTGGTGCGCACCGCCGCCGACACCGAACTGCCCGCCCGGCTCCTGGGAATCGAACAGGGCATGGAGGCGTGGCTCGACGAGCACCGCCCCGACGCCGTCGCGGTCGAGCGCGTCTTCGCGCAGCACAACGTCAGTACCGTCATGGGCACCGCACAGGCCAGCGCCATCGCCATCACCTGCGCGGCCCGCCGCGGCCTGCCGGTCGCCCTGCACACCCCCAGCGAGATCAAGGCCGCCGTCACCGGCAGCGGCCGAGCGGAGAAATCCCAGGTCCAGCACATGGTCGCGCGGCTGCTCAACCTCGATGCCGCGCCCAGGCCCGCCGACGCCGCCGATGCCGTCGCCCTGGCCATCTGCCACATCTGGCGGGGCGGCGCCCAGGACCGGGTGGCCCGCGCCCAGCAGGAGTTCGCCCGCAAGGTGGAGATGGCGCGGCGTGCCCGCGGATGA
- the ruvA gene encoding Holliday junction branch migration protein RuvA, with product MIAFLSGRVAARGIGTAVIEVGGVGMTAQCTPATLAALRVGEPATLATSLVVREDSLTLYGFADDDERDVFERVQTAGGVGPRLALAMLAVHTPDALRQAVAAEDTAALTRVPGIGKKGAQRIVLELRDKLGAPTGAPGTADGTADTAAPAAAAPWRPQVVSGLVNLGWSARDAEAAADAVAPQADERPDVAVLLRSALRSLSRA from the coding sequence GTGATCGCGTTCCTCAGCGGCCGCGTGGCGGCCCGGGGCATCGGCACCGCCGTCATCGAGGTGGGCGGCGTCGGCATGACCGCGCAGTGCACCCCCGCCACGCTGGCCGCACTGCGGGTGGGGGAGCCCGCCACGCTGGCCACCTCCCTCGTCGTCCGGGAGGACTCCCTGACCCTCTACGGCTTCGCCGACGACGACGAGCGCGACGTCTTCGAGCGCGTCCAGACCGCCGGCGGGGTCGGGCCGCGCCTGGCCCTGGCCATGCTCGCCGTGCACACGCCCGACGCGCTCCGCCAGGCCGTCGCAGCGGAGGACACCGCCGCGCTCACCCGCGTCCCGGGCATCGGCAAGAAGGGCGCCCAGCGGATCGTCCTGGAACTGCGGGACAAGCTCGGCGCCCCCACCGGCGCACCGGGTACAGCCGACGGCACGGCCGACACCGCGGCACCCGCGGCCGCCGCGCCTTGGCGCCCCCAGGTCGTCTCCGGTCTCGTCAACCTGGGCTGGTCCGCCCGGGACGCCGAGGCAGCCGCCGACGCCGTCGCTCCCCAAGCCGACGAGCGGCCCGATGTCGCCGTGCTGCTCCGCAGCGCCCTGCGCTCCCTCAGCCGCGCCTGA
- the ruvB gene encoding Holliday junction branch migration DNA helicase RuvB, protein MTEHERDMVSPDADADDRALEGALRPRRLEDFVGQERVREQLSLVLRGAQRRGRAPDHILMSGGPGLGKTTLAMIIAAELGAPLRITSGPAIERSGDLAAVLSTLQEGEVLFLDEIHRMARPAEEMLYVAMEDFRVDVVVGKGPGATAIPLDIAPFTLVGATTRAGLLPAPLRDRFGFTAQMDFYRPDELELILRRSAGLLGVALDDDAAVEIAGRSRGTPRIANRLLRRVRDYAEVNGDGRLTLGTARAALTLYEVDGQGLDRLDRAVLDALLRRFRGGPVGLSTLAVSVGEEPETVEVVAEPFLVRSGLIARTPRGRVATPEAWEHMGVTPPPGAAFGAGICDGASADPPEPS, encoded by the coding sequence ATGACCGAGCACGAACGCGACATGGTCTCACCCGACGCCGACGCAGACGACCGGGCGCTCGAAGGCGCCCTGCGCCCCCGGAGGCTGGAGGACTTCGTCGGCCAGGAGCGGGTCCGCGAGCAGCTGTCGCTGGTGCTGCGCGGCGCCCAGCGGCGCGGCCGCGCCCCCGACCACATCCTCATGTCGGGCGGACCGGGCCTGGGCAAGACCACGCTGGCCATGATCATCGCCGCGGAGCTCGGCGCACCGCTGCGGATCACCTCCGGCCCGGCCATCGAACGCTCCGGCGACCTCGCGGCGGTGCTGTCCACCCTGCAGGAGGGCGAGGTGCTCTTCCTCGACGAGATCCACCGCATGGCGCGGCCCGCCGAGGAGATGCTGTACGTCGCCATGGAGGACTTCCGGGTCGACGTCGTCGTCGGCAAGGGGCCCGGCGCGACCGCGATCCCCCTCGACATCGCGCCGTTCACCCTGGTCGGGGCCACCACCCGGGCCGGGCTGCTGCCGGCCCCGCTGCGCGACCGGTTCGGGTTCACCGCGCAGATGGACTTCTACCGGCCCGACGAGCTCGAACTCATCCTGCGCCGCTCGGCCGGGCTGCTCGGCGTCGCCCTCGACGACGACGCCGCCGTCGAGATCGCCGGACGCTCCCGGGGCACGCCGCGTATCGCCAACCGGCTGCTCCGGCGCGTGCGGGACTACGCGGAGGTGAACGGCGACGGCCGACTCACGCTCGGCACCGCGCGCGCCGCACTCACCCTCTACGAGGTCGACGGTCAGGGGCTGGACCGGCTCGACCGCGCAGTGCTGGACGCCCTGCTGCGGCGGTTCCGCGGCGGCCCGGTCGGGCTGTCCACCCTCGCGGTGTCGGTGGGGGAGGAGCCCGAGACCGTGGAGGTCGTCGCCGAACCGTTCCTGGTGCGGTCGGGGCTGATCGCCCGCACACCCCGCGGCCGCGTGGCCACCCCCGAGGCGTGGGAGCACATGGGCGTCACCCCGCCCCCGGGCGCCGCCTTCGGCGCCGGGATCTGCGACGGCGCGTCCGCCGACCCGCCGGAACCGTCCTGA
- the yajC gene encoding preprotein translocase subunit YajC, which produces MILPFLLIAVVFWLLILRPQQKRRQQEVQMQSTLQPGVEVLTKAGFYGTVVEVRENEVELEISPGSRIRMLKIGIGDVVTPGQGTPDDTPVEDRPDFPGGSGGPKN; this is translated from the coding sequence ATGATCCTCCCGTTCTTGCTGATCGCGGTCGTGTTCTGGCTGCTCATCCTGCGCCCGCAGCAGAAGCGGCGGCAGCAGGAGGTCCAGATGCAGAGCACGCTGCAGCCGGGCGTGGAGGTGCTGACCAAGGCCGGCTTCTACGGCACCGTGGTCGAGGTCCGGGAGAACGAGGTCGAACTGGAGATCTCTCCCGGCTCCCGGATCCGGATGCTGAAGATCGGCATCGGTGACGTCGTCACCCCCGGCCAGGGGACTCCGGATGACACCCCCGTCGAGGACCGCCCCGACTTCCCCGGCGGCTCGGGCGGCCCCAAGAACTGA
- a CDS encoding adenine phosphoribosyltransferase, translated as MAEQLTRRDDLSDLIAAGIRDVPDFPKPGITFKDITPLLATPASLRAVVTAVADRYAGAGVDTVVGLEARGFILGAPVALELDAGFVPIRKAGKLPSRTLRESYDLEYGTATVEMHADAITPGSRVLIVDDVLATGGTSRAAVELVRKAGGTVVGLSVLMELASLQGRDQLSDVNVHALTVV; from the coding sequence ATGGCCGAACAACTCACCCGCCGCGACGACCTGAGCGACCTGATCGCGGCGGGCATCCGCGACGTTCCCGACTTCCCCAAGCCGGGCATCACGTTCAAGGACATCACCCCGCTGCTGGCGACCCCGGCCTCGCTGCGCGCCGTGGTGACCGCCGTCGCCGACCGGTACGCGGGCGCGGGCGTCGACACGGTCGTCGGCTTGGAGGCCCGAGGGTTCATCCTGGGCGCGCCCGTCGCCCTGGAACTCGACGCGGGTTTCGTTCCGATCCGCAAAGCCGGGAAACTGCCCTCGCGGACACTGCGGGAATCCTATGATCTGGAGTACGGCACCGCGACGGTCGAGATGCACGCCGACGCGATCACTCCTGGTAGCCGCGTGCTCATCGTCGATGACGTGCTGGCCACCGGCGGCACAAGCAGGGCCGCGGTGGAGCTGGTCCGCAAAGCGGGTGGTACCGTCGTGGGACTCTCGGTCCTGATGGAGCTCGCCTCCCTCCAGGGCCGCGATCAGCTGTCCGACGTGAACGTCCACGCTCTCACCGTGGTCTGA